A region of Allocoleopsis franciscana PCC 7113 DNA encodes the following proteins:
- the acs gene encoding acetate--CoA ligase, whose protein sequence is MSQPTIESILQEKRLFPPSAEFSQKAHIKSLEEYQQLYDKAKADPQKFWADLAETELDWFQKWDTVLDWQPPFAKWFSGGKINISYNCLDRHLTTWRRNKAALIWEGEPGDSRTLTYAQLHREVCQFANVLKQLGVQKGDRVGIYMPMIPEAAIAMLACARIGAAHSVVFGGFSAEALRDRLIDGQAKLVVTADGGWRKDAIVPLKEQVDKALANGAVPSVENVLVVERTKQKTQMEPGRDHWWHDLQQGVSADCPAEPMDSEDMLFILYTSGSTGKPKGVVHTTAGYNLYTHMTTKWIFDLQDTDVYWCTADVGWITGHSYIVYGPLSNGATTLMYEGAPRGSNPGAFWDVIEKHGVNIFYTAPTAIRAFIKMGEHHPKARNLSSLRLLGTVGEPINPEAWMWYYRVIGGERCPIVDTWWQTETGGIMVTPLPGAIPTKPGSATLPFPGILADVVDLEGNSVGDNQGGYLVVKHPWPGMMRTVYGDPDRFRRTYWEHITPKDGEYVYFAGDGARKDEDGYYWVMGRVDDVISVAGHRLGTMEIESALVSHPAVAEAAVVGKPDELKGEEVFAFVTLEGDHTPSEELAKELKKHVVNEIGAIARPGEIRFTDALPKTRSGKIMRRLLRNLAAGQEVAGDTSTLEDRGVLDKLRGGA, encoded by the coding sequence ATGTCTCAGCCCACCATAGAATCAATCCTTCAAGAAAAACGTTTATTCCCACCCTCTGCTGAGTTTTCCCAGAAAGCTCACATCAAGAGTCTGGAAGAGTACCAACAACTCTACGACAAGGCGAAAGCTGACCCCCAAAAGTTTTGGGCCGATTTAGCTGAAACAGAGTTGGACTGGTTCCAGAAGTGGGATACTGTTCTCGACTGGCAACCGCCGTTTGCTAAGTGGTTTAGCGGTGGAAAGATTAATATTAGTTACAACTGTCTTGACAGGCATCTTACAACATGGCGTCGAAATAAGGCAGCGCTGATTTGGGAAGGGGAACCGGGTGACTCCCGAACTCTGACTTATGCCCAATTGCACCGGGAAGTTTGCCAGTTTGCCAATGTGTTGAAACAATTGGGGGTGCAAAAAGGCGATCGCGTGGGTATTTATATGCCCATGATTCCAGAAGCGGCGATCGCCATGCTCGCTTGTGCCCGAATTGGTGCCGCCCATAGCGTGGTATTTGGGGGATTTAGTGCGGAAGCCTTGCGCGATCGCTTAATTGATGGTCAAGCTAAGTTAGTGGTGACTGCCGATGGCGGGTGGCGCAAAGATGCGATCGTTCCCCTCAAAGAGCAAGTAGACAAAGCCTTAGCTAATGGTGCTGTCCCCAGCGTGGAAAACGTCCTCGTGGTTGAGCGTACCAAACAAAAAACCCAGATGGAACCCGGACGCGACCATTGGTGGCATGACTTGCAGCAGGGTGTGTCAGCCGATTGTCCTGCCGAACCGATGGACAGTGAAGATATGCTGTTCATTCTCTACACCAGTGGCAGCACCGGCAAACCTAAGGGCGTTGTTCACACCACGGCGGGTTACAACCTCTACACCCACATGACCACCAAGTGGATTTTCGACCTCCAGGATACGGATGTGTATTGGTGTACCGCTGATGTGGGGTGGATTACGGGTCACAGTTACATTGTTTATGGCCCACTTTCCAATGGTGCCACCACCCTGATGTATGAAGGTGCTCCTCGTGGTTCTAATCCGGGTGCATTTTGGGATGTAATTGAAAAACACGGGGTTAACATTTTCTACACCGCTCCCACGGCGATTCGGGCTTTCATTAAGATGGGGGAACACCATCCCAAGGCGCGTAATCTTTCTTCTTTACGACTGCTGGGAACGGTGGGAGAACCGATTAATCCTGAAGCGTGGATGTGGTACTACCGCGTGATTGGCGGCGAACGTTGCCCGATTGTTGATACTTGGTGGCAAACGGAAACTGGCGGGATTATGGTTACACCTCTTCCGGGTGCTATTCCCACGAAACCCGGTTCTGCTACCCTTCCCTTCCCCGGAATTCTTGCGGATGTGGTGGATTTAGAGGGGAATTCAGTTGGGGATAATCAGGGGGGTTACTTGGTGGTGAAGCACCCTTGGCCTGGAATGATGCGTACTGTTTACGGTGACCCCGATCGCTTCCGTCGTACCTACTGGGAACACATTACACCGAAAGATGGGGAGTATGTCTATTTTGCGGGGGATGGTGCCCGAAAGGATGAAGACGGATACTACTGGGTAATGGGGCGCGTGGATGACGTGATTAGTGTGGCTGGACACCGCCTCGGCACGATGGAAATTGAGTCGGCGCTAGTGTCACACCCGGCTGTGGCTGAAGCGGCGGTTGTGGGGAAACCGGATGAGTTGAAAGGGGAAGAAGTGTTTGCTTTTGTTACCCTGGAAGGCGACCACACTCCGAGTGAGGAGTTAGCGAAAGAACTGAAGAAGCATGTTGTTAATGAGATAGGTGCGATCGCACGTCCGGGTGAAATTCGGTTTACGGATGCTTTGCCCAAGACGCGATCGGGTAAGATTATGCGTCGGTTGTTGCGAAATCTTGCCGCCGGTCAGGAAGTGGCGGGTGATACTTCGACGTTAGAAGATCGGGGTGTGTTGGATAAATTGCGGGGAGGGGCTTAA